Proteins from a single region of Hordeum vulgare subsp. vulgare chromosome 6H, MorexV3_pseudomolecules_assembly, whole genome shotgun sequence:
- the LOC123405670 gene encoding putative receptor protein kinase ZmPK1, producing the protein MERGDSFAVEDASSPFLVSPSGSFSCGFREVATNAYTFAIWFTASAHATVAWTANRDAPVNGRGSRAELRSDGSLVLQGLDGRVVWSTNTSTTSADRAELLDSGNLVVSDASGRALWQSFDWPTDTLLPGQPMTRYQRLVSASAMGLPYSGFYKFYFDSNNILNLMYDGPEISSNYWPDPFNKWWDNNRTAYNSSRYGSLDAHGHFSASDNLQFSASDMGAPGVMRRLTLDYDGNLRQYSLDVSGDGTWQVTWAAMSRPCDVHGICGRYGLSGAPACSCPEGFVVAEAGDWSKGCRRTFDVRCGEDVYFAKMPDSDYWGFDFNYTEALTYYTCREICLDDCNCEAFGYKQGTGKCYPKIALWNGRHPEYSLPDSSRAIYLKVPRRVQNLDPSVPRFGGHACTVREVDASGSSAMHSHLPAAGSKLNFVYFYSFLAGLFVMEAVFIFAGYMFVFRADPAARRIRDEGYSLLLDHFRRFTYDELSTVTCEFSDEVGRSASGAVYKGILDDGRRVTVTRLEEVTQADEVFRSDLSVIGRINHMNLVRIWGFCSEHSQHLLVSEHVENGSLDKALFVNGQDGTVALPWHARYGIAVGVAKGLAYLHHECLEWIVHCDVNPENILLDAELEPKITDFGLVKLLSRRDECGRVLSRVQGTRGYIAPEMALNLPITGKADVFSFGVVLLELLRGQRVCDWAVDGGGEELLRMDFPQLVALLREETRDLREAWLEAFVDARLRCDFSHMEAATMLKVAVSCVDDDPGRRPSMNAVVQKLLSPQDVMPPSMLHAHASSPVP; encoded by the exons ATGGAG CGCGGCGACTCCTTCGCAGTGGAGGACGCCTCGTCCCCTTTCCTGGTGTCGCCGAGTGGCAGCTTCTCGTGCGGGTTCCGCGAGGTGGCCACAAACGCCTACACGTTCGCCATCTGGTTCACGGCCTCGGCCCACGCCACCGTCGCCTGGACGGCCAACCGTGACGCCCCCGTCAACGGCAGGGGCTCCCGCGCCGAGCTCCGCAGTGACGGGTCTCTGGTGCTGCAGGGCTTGGACGGCCGCGTTGTGTGgagcaccaacaccagcaccacgaGTGCGGACCGCGCGGAGCTCCTTGACTCCGGCAACCTCGTGGTGTCTGACGCGTCCGGGCGCGCGCTGTGGCAGAGCTTCGACTGGCCCACCGACACGCTCCTCCCGGGGCAGCCTATGACGCGGTACCAGCGGCTTGTGTCGGCGTCAGCGATGGGCTTGCCCTACTCCGGCTTCTACAAATTTTACTTCGACAGCAACAACATCCTCAACCTCATGTACGACGGCCCGGAGATCAGCAGCAACTACTGGCCGGACCCCTTCAACAAGTGGTGGGACAACAACCGGACGGCGTACAACAGCAGCCGCTACGGCAGCCTCGACGCGCACGGCCACTTCTCCGCCAGCGACAACCTGCAGTTCAGCGCCTCCGACATGGGCGCCCCCGGCGTCATGCGGCGCCTCACGCTCGACTACGACGGGAATCTCCGCCAGTACAGCCTCGACGTCTCCGGCGACGGAACGTGGCAAGTCACGTGGGCGGCGATGTCGCGTCCCTGCGACGTGCACGGGATCTGCGGCCGGTACGGGCTGAGCGGGGCGCCGGCGTGCTCGTGTCCGGAGGGGTTCGTCGTCGCCGAAGCCGGCGACTGGAGCAAGGGCTGCCGGCGCACTTTCGACGTCCGGTGCGGCGAAGATGTCTACTTCGCCAAGATGCCAGACTCAGACTACTGGGGCTTCGACTTCAACTACACCGAGGCGCTTACCTACTACACATGCCGCGAGATCTGCCTCGACGACTGCAACTGCGAGGCTTTCGGCTACAAACAGGGCACAGGAAAGTGCTACCCCAAGATCGCCCTCTGGAACGGCCGCCACCCAGAGTATTCCCTTCCGGACAGTAGTCGGGCCATCTACCTCAAGGTGCCACGCCGCGTCCAGAACCTGGACCCCTCCGTGCCTCGCTTCGGCGGCCATGCGTGCACCGTGCGCGAAGTGGACGCCAGCGGCAGCAGCGCCATGCACTCGCACCTGCCGGCCGCAGGCAGCAAGCTCAACTTCGTCTACTTCTACTCTTTCCTGGCTGGGCTGTTCGTCATGGAGGCCGTCTTCATCTTCGCCGGGTATATGTTTGTGTTCCGAGCCGACCCGGCGGCGCGGCGCATCCGGGATGAAGGGTACAGTCTGCTGCTCGACCACTTCAGGAGGTTCACGTACGACGAGCTGTCGACCGTGACCTGCGAGTTCAGCGACGAGGTCGGGAGGAGTGCATCGGGGGCCGTGTACAAGGGCATCCTGGACGATGGCCGGAGAGTCACGGTGACAAGGCTGGAGGAGGTGACGCAGGCCGACGAGGTGTTCCGGTCGGACCTGAGCGTCATTGGACGAATCAACCACATGAACCTCGTCAGGATCTGGGGCTTCTGCTCCGAGCACTCGCAACACCTCCTCGTCTCCGAGCACGTCGAGAATGGCTCGCTCGACAAGGCCCTCTTCGTCAATGGCCAGGACGGCACCGTCGCGTTGCCGTGGCACGCGAGGTACGGGATCGCTGTTGGCGTTGCCAAGGGGCTGGCATACCTCCACCATGAGTGCCTTGAGTGGATCGTGCACTGCGACGTGAACCCGGAGAACATCCTGTTGGACGCCGAGCTGGAGCCCAAGATCACCGACTTCGGTCTTGTGAAGCTGTTGAGCCGCCGGGACGAGTGCGGACGGGTGCTCTCCCGGGTGCAGGGTACCAGGGGGTACATCGCGCCGGAGATGGCACTCAACCTCCCCATCACCGGGAAGGCCGACGTGTTCAGCTTCGGCGTCGTGCTCCTTGAGCTGCTTCGTGGGCAGAGGGTGTGCGACTGGGCGGtggatggaggaggagaagagttgCTGCGCATGGACTTCCCGCAGCTCGTCGCGCTGCTTCGAGAGGAGACGAGGGACTTGCGGGAGGCGTGGCTGGAGGCGTTCGTTGACGCGCGGTTGCGCTGCGATTTCAGCCACATGGAGGCGGCCACAATGCTCAAGGTAGCTGTATCATGCGTGGATGACGATCCCGGCAGGAGGCCCAGCATGAATGCCGTCGTGCAAAAGCTCCTCTCGCCACAGGATGTCATGCCGCCGTCCATGCTCCATGCCCATGCATCGTCTCCTGTCCCATAG